DNA from Aphis gossypii isolate Hap1 chromosome 3, ASM2018417v2, whole genome shotgun sequence:
CGGCCGCGGCCACCACGGCCGCGGACGACGACAGCCGGTCGTCCATTATGGTCGGCCCGTCGGCCTCGTGCTTCTTGAGGTGCCGGTCCAGGTTGGTCTGCTGCCCGAAACACCGCTCGCACAGCGGACACTTGAACGGCTTCTCCTTGTTGTGTATGTTGCGCACGTGCCGTTGCAGGTTGGACGATATGCTGAACGACCGTTCGCAGTAGTTGCACTTGTACGGTTGTTCGCCCGTGTGCGTCCGCAGGTGTCTCGTCAGGTTGGCGCTACGCGGGAACACTTTCTGACAAAACTTGCACGAGTACCTGTTAACAAGCGTACACGATTTCGTAAATAAAgcggtaaatataaaatacgtgcTCAATCGTTTGTCCCTCTCCCGTGAAACCCTTATGAAAGTCTAACCAAACCTCCTTTTCCCCGCATACGATTTCACACTCCTCTCGACGAAACGCGTCCGGGTTCCGGTTTTCCAACACGTCCTCGCTCTCCTAAGCGTATAACTCACGCACGTTGCGAAGGACAGCTATACACGCACGATTGCCCGTCAGCCCTATTGACCACGACCCGACCCCACGTGCTCGTGCTACGGCGCAGAGTCGTCGTTTTCGTTATTGACTTCATAGGGTACTAACCTGTCTTTTGGTTTGCCGGACGTCTCCTGGAACGCCGACGACTTCTGCTGCGGAGATCTGGCCACGGGCGGCGGcagtggcggcggcggtggctgTCTGACAACGTCGTACGTCGGCGGCGGCACGTGGTGGTGCCCGTTGAGAAGCGGCCCGTTGATGAACGGATAGTGCTGCGGCGGCCTGTGGTAACCGCTGCCCGTCTGGTAACCGGCCAGCGGAGGCATGCCGCGAGACTTGTCGCCCACGGCGCCCGCCCTGTAAATGGCCTCCAACATCATCGGGTGAAGTGGCTGAGGCGGGAACAGCACCGGATAGTTGACCATCCGCTGGTGATGATGTCGATCGTCTTCGACGGTTATGCCACCTCGGCGGTgatgttgctgttgctgttgctgctgctgctgctgctgctgctgctggtgGTGGTGTTGCTGTTGGTGGTGCTGCAGCTGGTTTTGGTGCTGCTGGGCCGATTGGTAGTGGCGATGGTGTTGGACGTGGTCGTCGGTCACGTTCACTTCCTTGTCGGACGACGAACACGGACTGTGCACCTGATCGTTGTGGTCGCTGTGGTGAGACGCGTACCGGATTTCGGAAGGAGGTCCAGGACTGTCGACCTGGATGTCTTCGGGTGACGGCGTCCTGATGATCAGGTTCTGGTTCTCGTCCTCCATCTCGTCGCCACGACGCGACTTCTTGTAGTCCACGCGAAGGTCGAGCGGCTGATCGTTGTTGGCGTTATTGCCACTGCCGTCGTACGGTTTGAACGCGGCCGGCGACATGCGGTGCGACCGGAGCGGAGAtcgcggcgacgacgacggagAGCTGCCGCCGTTGCGGGACAAGTCGAACGGCATCATTTCGTCGTCGTCCTCGTCGTCCTCGTCGTGGTCCGCGGTCGATCCTTCGTCGTCACGGCGATGGCGATGGTCCAGCTGGTCGTGATGCCGGCGATGATGGTGGTGATGGTGGTGGTGAGCCGGATAGACGGAACCCTGTTTGGGCGACACGCACGGCACCACTGCGGGCACGGCGACCATCTTGCGCGGGCTCGAGTGCTTCTCGCGCATGCTGGACGGGTCGCGAGGATGCGCTACTGATGCGACCACGGGTCGTGGGTAGTAGGTGTACCACGCCGGAGGAGACGTGTCCACCACGCTCATCACTTTGGCCACGCCGTCTGCGGaaacagaaaaaaagaaaaattactaACTGATCGTCGCTTACAGTCGTATTATAGTGGCTTGtaaggattaaaattattacaaaatattatgttatactgcAGGTAGAACACACATTGAACACATgttcaatgtatatatatataatgtataattggaGTAAGTCTATGAGGCGAATGGAGGTTAGTTCCCAATTCGACATTCCCTAATAATCATTTCGATACTCAGGTGACAATAAACTCTttatggaatattatttttgttgcgGTCGgttagataattatattataattttgtaacagAGGTTATTGGCACGGTTAAAGCTTACGCGTGCCTACGTCATGATTTACAGGTAAGTCGTTAACAGAATAgtaacgaaataataaattttggcggtctattttagttttaaaagctTAATAATCATGTGGCTTAACGTCGTTGCACTCCGGAACAAcacgagttaaaaaaaaaaaaacagaaaaaaatcattatgcaCTATTCAGTACGTTTGAACAAAACCAACATCATTGCTTCACAcactatatgatatattatagttctatTCATAAACGAATGTACCGCAAATAATAACGTCATATCATCACCTGGTCGTCGTAGTCGTCTGTTAGTCGAAAAATCGAtccgatttatattttttcggtATACCTACGATTCGAAAACCCGATGAGAACACCACCCGGTTTCGGGGGAGGGGGTGGCAAATATATGCGCACGTACGcgtaccatataatataaaacggtTTAATGAATTCACCACTCACAACGTGATGCAATGCGGCCGCCCGGTGCACCGGTGCACTTATGCTCTcaaacacacacaaacacgtCTATAATTGCCGTCTGGacgaactatataataatacaacgacTGCGGCGACAGACGACGAGACCAACTGCAATTTTAACGAGGAGCGACGCAAAAATTCGGTCCGTGTAAACCCGGTAGCCCGTCCGAGAATTATCACATGTCGTGTTTGAAAGTGCACATACGTCTCGTCGCAATAGTAGCAGTagtcgtcgttgtcgtcatCGTGTAGAGGTACATCATATGGTATGTACTGTAACAGACATGGTACGTAGGTACATGTGCTgcgtgatattattaaattcgcCAAGTTTGACGGGTACGAAGACTGCAGAGgagaataatgaaaaaaaaaaaataactactcGTCGT
Protein-coding regions in this window:
- the LOC126550637 gene encoding zinc finger protein sens-like encodes the protein MSVVDTSPPAWYTYYPRPVVASVAHPRDPSSMREKHSSPRKMVAVPAVVPCVSPKQGSVYPAHHHHHHHHRRHHDQLDHRHRRDDEGSTADHDEDDEDDDEMMPFDLSRNGGSSPSSSPRSPLRSHRMSPAAFKPYDGSGNNANNDQPLDLRVDYKKSRRGDEMEDENQNLIIRTPSPEDIQVDSPGPPSEIRYASHHSDHNDQVHSPCSSSDKEVNVTDDHVQHHRHYQSAQQHQNQLQHHQQQHHHQQQQQQQQQQQQQQHHRRGGITVEDDRHHHQRMVNYPVLFPPQPLHPMMLEAIYRAGAVGDKSRGMPPLAGYQTGSGYHRPPQHYPFINGPLLNGHHHVPPPTYDVVRQPPPPPLPPPVARSPQQKSSAFQETSGKPKDRYSCKFCQKVFPRSANLTRHLRTHTGEQPYKCNYCERSFSISSNLQRHVRNIHNKEKPFKCPLCERCFGQQTNLDRHLKKHEADGPTIMDDRLSSSAAVVAAAAAAAAANRRRPSRGPGATDESYFEEIRSFMGKVSEDGSRFAAAAAAAAAAAAIGHGRGVAHQAGGGRRQSTTSASCPYRRGSPGDASPAEKFSSRSSASSAGSTESSGDAAATAAEKECVNST